One Orcinus orca chromosome 8, mOrcOrc1.1, whole genome shotgun sequence genomic window, GCAGTTGTCTCCCGATCTGTTGGCCTTACCATCACAGTTGTCTCCCCCCTTGGGGTAAATCCCAAGATCACGCATCTTAGAGACCAGTGCATGTCTCCTCTtggtccttattttttttaacttacttatTCATGGAcctttattcatccataaaacatAAATCTGTTGTGTCCCTAAAAGAATTCCACGGGGAATATTGATTAGCATTGCactgaatttataaattaatccAAGGAGAACTGATATCTTTACTAAGTCAAAACATCCTCTCCATGAACATGACATACATCCCCCACTTTTTATCCTTTAACAAACTTAaattttctctgtaaatatttgtgtattattAAAGTTTTCCCTAGATAGTTAATgtttttggtagtattttgtattgtatttttttaactgttaagaattggtgttgggacttccctggtggcgcagtggtcagtaatccgcctgccaatgcaggagacacgggtttgagccctggtccgggaagatcccacatgctgtggagcagctaagcccgtgtgccacaactactgagcctgtgctctagagcccgtgagctacaactactgagcccgcaagccgcagctactgaagcctgcacacctagagcctgtgctccgcaacaagagaagccaccgcagtgagaagcctatgcaccgcattgaagagtagcctcagctcgctgcaactagagaaagcccgcgggcagcaacaaagacccaacgcagccaaaaaaacaacacaaaaagaatTGGTGTAGAGAAACACAattgaatttttatgtgaaacatGGCAATCTCACTGAATTCTCTTAATGGCTTCATTAGTGTGCCATTTGATTCTGATGGGCTCTCTACGTAAAAGCTTGcatcatttagaaataatgatagtttcatttcttctcttccatttcttatcCTCCTCATGTTTCTTGTCTTAGCAACGGGCAGGTCCTCCAGGAGAATGTGAAACTGAGGTGATTCTAAGAGGACACCCATGTCTCCTTCTTGGACTTCTTGAGAATGCACCTAAAGTGTCTTCTTTACACATAAGATTTGCTGTAGAGCAATGATTCTCAAGCTTTTGTGTCTCAGGGTCCCATTATACTctgaaaaattattgaggacctcaAGAAATTTAATTTATCCTGACTCTATCAGGATTTAAcacactggaaagaaaaaatgtttgagcatttaaaaacacaataatataTTGTGCTGTTATGAAGTTTTATGAGGACTGAGTTAATTTATGAAAAACCCTTTGCAGAGTATCTAAAAAatggtcaaataaataaatgaataaataaaaacacaataataaatccattatgttaacataaataatatattttaatgaaaataatctttttccaaaacaaaaagattaataacaaaaatagtagctttacatttttgaaaagttttaaatatctaGCTTAATAGAAGATAGCTGGATTCTCATGTCTGATCCTGCACTCAATCTGTCACAATACATTATTTGGGTTGAAGTatacaaaaaaattcaacatcacaCAGATATAACATATAGGTAGAAAACAGGAGAgcattttaatagcattttatgATAATTCAGGCAATTCTTTGATATGataccaaaacttgacaagtggTAGTTTTTTAAAGGTCAGTTGCAATGTAGAAATCTCAAACCATATCAATGATCATTTCATACCCAGTACActcatgaaaaaaatgagaatgaaaaaggaaaagaatatcttAGTGCTactgtgaaaatagttttgatccCACAGACTCCCCTGAAAGGGTCTTAAGAGACCCTCAGGTTTCCCTAGAACACACTGTGAGAACTGCTGCTATAGATTATTCGTATTTAAACTTTATCAAGTAAAAAGcctctcattattttataatacctcTCTTTTTTGTTGTCATGATAGGTGCTGACCCATATGAAAGGCATGGCTGAGAGgctgagagggctttctctgccCTGGAGCGGAGAGCTCAGCACAGGTACACAGAGTGGTGGAAAGTGCTCCGGGCACCCACGACATTTGGTGGGGTGGCCTGTCAGTTTTGAAGCTCAAGGGCTTTACACGTGAGTTCAAAGGATTTAATTTCTGACACATCAGCTGTCTGGTCCAGAAGGGACCATCCTGAGGAAACGACCAGGAAGGCAAGGTCCAGGCTGGAGGAGTATCCTCTAACCACACACCTGCCAGCAGCCTGGGGGCCTCCTTCCTGGAGCTCCACACCCTCTTCTCCACAGCCCAGGTGGCCCAGGCCTCAGCCCCTCCACCCCTGACAGTGGCCACCAGGCAGAACAGGCCTTGCTGTTTTCTCAGGGTTGCACAATGAGGAATATGACCTGTGGATGAGGACAGCCACTGGTCTCCAGTAAGTTACCCTTTGCAGTTTTGTAGGAGAAATGACCTGCAGGGACTCTCCCCCAGGCACCAGTCCAGCTTTCCTTCTCACCCCATGACCCCAGCAGGGATGGCTCAGTATAAATGCAGTCACCTGTCCCCAGCAAGTCTGCTCCACCGGGTTCAGGTGAGAAAGTTCTCCAAGGAGTGATTTCTTTGAAAACACTTACTTTAATTCTTCTCTTTTGTATTTGTCCTGAATGAGGTCAGTGCTGGTGCATGGGAAATGCTTTTTGATTAATTACAGGCTGCTTTAGCAAGACACAGCTACGTCCCAGCTGCTCTCTTCTTCCACCATAGACACCTTGGTGATCTCTTAGACAGGCTTGGGTTCAGGGTTGGTGGGTTCAGAGCTGAGGGCTAGTGGCTCCGAGTGAGGTCCTACTGCAATATTGCCTAGGTGGACCACTGAGAGTCTAATGAGAACAAGTGGAAAGAACAGCCGGGCTCTCCTCGACATACAAATCCCAAAGTGGGTGTACAAGGCTTGTCCGTGTCTCCCTGACCCTCTCCTTTCATTTCAGCACAATGAAGCTTTTCACAGGCCTCATTCTCTGCTCCTTGGTGCTGGGAGTCCACAGCCGATGGTTTTCCTTCCTTGGTGAGGCTTATGACGGTAAGGCTGGTGGAGGGGGGATGACACCCATGGGCCTCTGGGATTCACCATGAGCGCTCTTAAGGGTTGGAGCTACTGTCTTAGGCGGTGCTGCCCTATGTGGTAGAATGTGCCAGGTGTTTGGGGAGCTTTTTTTCAGACAGATTGAAAACCACAGGATTTATGTCAATCAGTCACTAGAGAAAGAACAGTCATCATTCCCAGCTGAAATGGAAGTTTGAATGGAAGACATAAAATAAGTCTTGAAATGGTACAGCATTTCCCTCAGACCAATTGCATGAAGGAGGATGAAAGCTATCCATCTAtttcccctctcttcttctctccctccactcatttctcccttcctccctccctttccctcttctttccttccttcctctcttcctcttctcttccttcttaccTTCCATTTCCTAATTGGATAATTCAGGGACCTTCAGCTTAGCTCTTGCTCCTGCTTCCTATACTCAGTGACACTGTCCCTGGTTCAGTCTGTTTCCTACCCTTTTATAGCCTTTTAACTGACAAAATAACCCATGTGCGACCGGGGTGGGGAACCTAGTAACGTATCTCAAGCTTCCAGTAGGAACTCGGCCCTTATATGCACTTCAGGGTGACCAACTCTCCTGCTTTGCCCAGGTCTGAGGACTTTTCCAGGACACTTTCAACGCTAACTGGGGCAGTTGCAGGAAAACAGGTGCAGTTCTGGTTAGGCTGGGACAGTTGGTCACCTAATTACCTGCAGAATACCTCCGTGAGGGAGGCATCTCCCCCCATCTGAAGGGGAGAAAACCGAGGCTGAGAGCAGCCGAGTCTGCTGCCCAGGGACTAAGTGCCAGTCAGCAGGTGGCAGGACAGAAGTTTGAACCCAGCTGTGCACGAGGCCACAGCTCTTGCTGGGCAGACTTGTCCCAGTGCCACTCCCCCAAGCTGGGGGCTTATCAATCTCAGCTGCATGTTGGATTCACCTGGGGAGCAGTGAAAACTATTGATGCCTGAGACCCACCCCAGAGAGTGTGAGGTAACTGGCCTGGGCTGTGAGGTAGGTCTCAGGGGACTTTCAGTACCTCCCCAGCTGATTGGAAGGTGTAACCAGGCTGAGGCAAAGACCCACTGCTCGAGGGCTTGCTTCCTCAGGCAGCCCACGTCATCAATACCGTCCACTAGAAAGTTCTCAGGATGCCATTCACGTGCCTAACAGGCAGGGGAATCAGGTCACATTTAGTGCATTCGCGCAGCAGGAATACATTTCTTAGGCGTCAGGGCAGAGGTGCTGCATGTCTGCCCCTTTCTCAGAATCTGTCCTCCATGTCACCTCCTCACTCACCCAAATCCCCTGGATCTCATCCTATGCAGCTTCCTTTTATAACAGTGGTTCGGGGCCAAGGGCAATTTTGTGTCCTGGAGATATCTGGCAATGTTTGGAAACACTTTTGGTTGTCCCACTTGGGGAAGAGGTTGCCCGTTAGTGGGTAAAAGTGAGGGATGCTGTTAAACGtgttacaatacccaggacagccctgaacagcaaagaattatctggcttaAAATGTCAGTAGTATGAAGCTGAGGAATCCTGCCCTATAAAGAtagctcccttctctcctttaaACATATCACATGGAGCCCTAAGTGAGATGCAGTCCAGAGAGAGCATCATAGGGGCCCGACAACCAGGTCCAACGcagctgtgcccctccccccataacGACTCTCATTCGAGTTACCAGGAGCAGGAAACTAGACACAAGAATGCTCTTCTCAATCTATGGCACTCATGGTGCTATAGCCACAGGATGAAACTGAGTCAGTGGAAGAGTTTCCATTCCTTGCTTCTTCCCTAAGGTGTGTCACAGTTTTCTGTCCACCTGATAATCCTTCCTCTGTGTGCTTTCCTCCCAGGGGCTAAAGACATGTGGCGAGCCTACTCTGACATGAGAGAAGCCAGGTACAAAGATGCAGACAAGTACTTCCACGCCCGGGGCAACTATGACGCTGCCCGAAGGGGACCTGGGGGCGCCTGGGCTGCTGAAGTGATCAGGTACCAGGGGCCCTGAGGATGCAGGGATGGGTGTGAGAGCCTCGGAGAGCCAGGAGgggccaggccctggagaacttcCTGTagggctgtggcctctcctcctCTTATCCACCCTCACCCTCTGTGTCCTGTGTGGGGTCTGAGTGGCTGAAGAGCAGAGCAAGGCTGGTGGGACAGACGATTCCCAAGCCTCCCCCATGGGTGCTGTTCACCCAGCATAAGGGGACCCGCAGGGCTGAGGTGGGCTGAGCCCGGGCAGCCTCAGGCTTCATTCCCTCTTTCCTAGCTCCTGTCAGAGTCCTCGATTCCTTGGAAAGAGGAGAGATGGGGAAGGTGGGCTGTTGCTCGTCAGCCCTGGAGTAATCCCCTACCTGCCCTCCTCCATTCCAGCGATGCCAGGGAGAATATTCAGAGAGTCACAGACCTTTTTAAGCATGGAGACAGTGGCCACGGACGGGAGGACTCGGAGGCCGACCAGTTTGCCAATAGATGGGGCCGGAGCGGCAAAGACCCCAATTACTTCCGACCTCCTGGCCTGCCCGACAAGTACTGAGCTGCCTCTCACTCTGCTCAGGAGACGACGGGGCTGTGAGCCCCCAAGGGCAGGGACGCTGAGCTTGTGAGTTCTCTGTCCACAGAAGCCAGCAGATCTAATAAATGCTTAAGAGATTGAATGTTGAAAACCGTGTATTATTCTTTGATATAAGGACAGCCTGTTTGTTCCCAAGGGGTGATGGCTGGACACCCACATGAAGACCGAGTCTGTGCCTGTGTCTTGGGTGTCGGGGCCACAATCTCAGCATCATACAGGGCAGACACCCTGCTCCACCCCTTCCCCTAATCAGACCCGCTCCCCTCCAGGCCCCTCTGGTTACTGTGGTGCTCTTTCTAGGCCCTTCAGTATTCAGGCCTCTTCACTCCCTGGCAGTTGGGTCCTGTCAGCTTCTCTGCCCTGGGGTCTAGTGTCCTTAGTGCGTCCTCAGTGGTGTCTGTGTGCGGGCAGGGGACACAGCCTCGGGACGACTGGATCGTGGAATCCTGCTCCAGCAGCTGCACCTTGATCTTCTGTTCATTTCTCAGCAACACCTACAAATCCATCTATGAACCAATTTCTGTCTGTGCCATCCAGAAGTGCCTCCAACGCTGTCCCCCCTCACTCTATATTCCTTGCCTGATGCAAGTGTCCAGGAATAAACATGTCCAGAAACGGAGGCATAGGGACGCCATCAAGATTAAGTATCAGGAGGTTTTGTATTGCATTGGATATGTATCAGGTCCTTGAGAAGAAGTCATTTTCCCTCCCTGGACCCTTCCCAACAGAGGAAAGCCAGTAGCATGTTACTCTTTTTCCAGTCATGCCgcatggtttgtgggatcttagttctccccccagggattgaacccaggcccacggcagtgagagctccaagtcttaaccactggactgccacggaaGTCCCAGCATGTTACTTCTTACTGAGGAAAACAGTGTCTAATAAAAGGGGTTTGGGCCTGTTAGAGCACAGGAATTATGAGTGACTCTATAAATCACAAATTCCTAGAGAAACCAATAACCTTCTTCCTTGGATAAAAATTTGGTTTTGGTGTTTGGTTTTTTCAGATTACAGATTCCAGGAAGTAAAATGATCTAACACTTTAAAGAGTGGGGAACAGGGGCttctgtggtggcacagtggttaagaatccacctgccaatgcaggggacacgggttcgagccctagtccgggaagatcccacatgtcgcaaagcaactaagcctgtgcaccacaactaccgagcctgcgctctagagcccgcgagccacaactgctgatcccacacgccacaagtacagaagcccgcgcgcctagagcccgtgctccgcagcaagagaagccaccgcaatgagaagcccacgcaccgcaacgaagagtagcccccgctcgccgcaactagagaaagcccgcgtgcaacaacgaagacccaatgcagcccaaaaaaaaaaagaatggtgaatAGACTTCTGTATCCAACTTTTATTTCAAGTAATAAAAAGGCTGATTATTAAATTTTTCCTATTTACAATAATTTGGAGAACTTGCTTTATCTAAACTTTCAAGTCATCCTTtctcctgcttttcctttctttcccctcaTTTTGCAAATTCTATACCTTCAGTACCTGGGATAGAAATCTAATAGTGAACATTCTCATAATAGGAGTCTCCTTACAACCTGGGGTCTGTTGAGACTTTACCACTAGAGCCCTAAACTCAGCAGTGCTTTGAGCCTGTTCTTGCCAGCCAATCTGCCACCACACTCTCCCTAATCCCGGTTACCCTGCTCCTGCTTTATTTTGTCAGACTCACTTTTCTGAGACACAGCCTCTACGTACACCTCTGACAGTGCCTTCTGATGGGAACTGTATGAGAAAGTTCTCCTGTGACTAACTACCTTACAGACacactttttcttcctccttgacAAGGAAGTTAAACTTGTCTTTCCCCTACAGGGATCATTTCATCATGAATCGTCTCCCCTTAGGAGTGCTCCTGAATCCCACTTTCAGAGTAGAAGTGTGTGCCGGTTATCAGTTTATTTCCTCTGAACTCCACGTCCACCCTTCTTTGCCCCGCTTGTGATACTGGAACTGGTAAACATTTCTCCTGTGCCAGCTGGGCACAGTGTTAATCTCTGTCCTTTCAGGGCGCAGGAGGGACGTTGTAGGACACAAACACTTCCTGGTTTGTGCTTTCCTTCTGCCCAGCTCCTGTGGTGCTCTTCTCTTGCACAGGACACACAGTGACACTCACGCCAGGGAGGAAAATGTGCTTGTTCCTCACATGGGCAAAACCTTGCAGAGTCCAGACAGTCAGTAACAGCTTTCCCAATAAAGCACCACATTGAAAACCCTGAGTTCAATCCACATCACTCTTCACTCTTGCacgttttcctcttcctctttataGTCAGACTTGTTGAAAACCTGCCCATCTGCACTTTCTGATTCCTCGCTTCTGACTCACACTTGAACCCACACCAGCCTGTCCTCTGTCCCCACCACTCAGCAAAACAGCTCTGGTCACCACTGACCGCCATGTTGCCAAAACAACTGACATGTTTCTCTCCTCCTATCAGGAGGCCTCTGAGCCATGCTCAGCACAgttgtcctctccctccttcctggaaGGTTCTCTCTTGGCTTCATAGTACCACACTCTCCTTTTGCTTCCCTTCAGTTTTCCTTTATCTCCTTAGCTGGGTCTTTTCATCTCCCCAAACTCTAAGTGTCCCTCAGACTTGGTTCTGGGCTCgcactttttatttctctgtattctccCCAACAAGCGCAGCTAACAGTATCTACATGCTGACGCCTCTGAAACTTATATCTCCCCCTCAGAACCTGGTTTCCAAGCTCCATGCTTGTTTATCTGATTGGCCTCCTGAAACCTCTGATTGGATGGCTTCCACAGATCTCACACACTGCATGTCCAAAGGAAACGCTCATCTCCGTCCAGAACTCTTCACCCCCAGGCCACTCCAATTCAGCAAATGACACGACTCTTCCCTCTGTGGCTCACCCCAGATATTGGGAAATGTGCTCGATGCTTCCCTTGCCTTTACCTCCACATCCAATCCACTAGCAAGCCCTGTGATTCTACTTCCAAAATTCATCTCTAGCCCATCAGCTTGGTCTCACGTGCACCTCCACGCTCCTGGCCACACCTGTTCTCACCTGGGTTCCTGCAACAGCTGTCTCAGTAGTCTCCCCATCTTCATGGCTTCCGCCTCTGCTTAAGTGTGACTGTATAGTTTATCATCTAAGCCAAGTCACTTTTCATTGTGAAAGAGACATTATTGATAATTATACCTGGATGACAGGAATAAACTGGAACTGTCCTGGGCAAAAGAGAGCATGTAGGTACCCTACCTCTGAGTCTAGCATACAAACTATACTCAGATCATGtctctcccctgcttaaaatccttcaatggaTTCCCATGTCCCTTAAAATATAATCCAGGTGCTTATCATGGCTTACAAAGCCCAGTGTGATCTGTCCCTGGCCACCCTCCAGCAGCATCTCATGCCACCCCTTCCCAAGCTCCCCACTCTCCAGTATCACCAACAAACCAAGATTTTCTTTGGCACAGGACGTTTGCAGGTGACATTTTCTCTGCCCACATACTCCTCTGCTCGCTTTTCACAAGGATGGGAATGTCTCACCTGTGGGGTTCTCCCGAATTCACTGTTTCTTGAGAGAGGCCTTCCTGGTCATCCTGGCTGACTCACTCTGGTTATTCTTTACAGTTTACCAATTTTTAACATGTGGGATTCTTTTACTCaatttttggtttattcttctaatttttgtttgggttttcttttggtcCATCTTCCTCCCTTGTATTATAAAATCAGTGAGAGAAGTGACCATTTCTCTCTTGTTCACCCCTAATATCCCGTACCTGGCATATAATGGCACctcaacaaatgcttattgaaaATGAATAATTGACCTAgtcttttattttactaatacAAGAAAGGTTTTCTTTCAAAGAAGGTCAGACTAGTTATAAGGAACAGGAAGGAGCTAAGGAAGAGGGAGATAAGAAAGGTAAAGAAGAAGGAATAAGAGCAGAGTCAAGGGGAAGCAAGAGGCAGAGGGATCCAACCCACAAAGGATGGTTAACCCCAAGGGGAGCAGAAACTTCTCTGGCTCTGAGAAAGGAACGAGGGTGAAGAGAGTGGGGTCAGGGGATGCAGCACATTTGAGATGGACGACAGGGACCTGCGGGAATCTGGTTGTACCTGCTCTTGCTGTAGGTGAGTGTCCCCAGGACTCGTCACACTCCAGTGCGTTCGCCCGTTTTCTTGTCTGTCTTTAGAGCCAGTAGGTAGGGAACCCAAGGGCAAAGGCCTGTCTCTTTTATTGTGTGTTGTCATTGTATCCACAGTGCCTGTCATAGGGCCTCACAAATAGTAGCTGctttatacatatttgttgaaatgaatgaataaagtctGAGAAGAGTATTGTTCAGAAGTGGACAGAACTGGGGGGAGGGTTTGGGAGTTGTAGAAAGTATGGATGTGGTTTGGATCTGCAGAATGTGGTAATGAGTCACTTTGAGGTGACTACTAAATCTGTACAAATATCATACTCACACCAGccaaaatgatataattttactTCATCATAGAAAATATTCAGTTTTCTCCAACGATACTGTGCACACTCCctcatagaaatgaaaatgaggaaCGCCATGTGCAAATAAACTGTTAGTCGTTGTGGTAGCTGATGAGAAGCcttgggagaaataaatgaatattttgaatttcCAAAGTACTGTGCTGATTATCAGAGGGGCAAGTTAGCAGAGAACACTCTGTGAGACTAGAGGAGGGGAAAAAGGACACACTGTATTTCTCTGAGTCTAAGACCCCTAGACTGAAAGATGTGTTACTATTTATACACCACCAAGAAAAAAGATGTTACCATTTAGATTCAGACATAATGTTTTCTTATCACTCTGAATTTTTACTTTACACGTACTGAGAGAGTTCTTTTAAACTTAGACATAGATTTTAATCTTACATCACTCTTGTgtataaacaaaaaggaaagcatACACAAAATTAATCCTAAAGCAATGACAACAATTTCATGAGTGCTGCCTGGTCATTAGTGAATGTAAGACACATCCTAATTTCAGAAATGTATAATCAAGAAATGTGTGTCCTAGAAATGATGAAATATGAGATATAAATGTAAACCTAtgcaagttctctctctctcactatatttactgagaagaaataataataagctTTGAGCTATTATTAATCATCAGGTGTGATGGGGGTGCTCCTGAGGTGAGGTTCAGCTTCATACCAGCCCCTCAGCTATGGAGGACCTCCCCGGAGAGGAGCAGGTTATCCACAACTGGTCCTGATGATGGTCCATGTTCCAAGCTCCCTCCTTAGCTGAGGTGTCACCTCACCTGGCGCAGCACTGCCTTTATTCTAACCCCAGAATGACTGAGGGCCTCTTCTGTTCCTGCAGAGATGGCAGATGGGAAAGAGCTCACCCCATCTCCTTCCTAATCACACTCCACCACTGCCTCTTTAAGCTCTGCTGGCATGGGTGCTCCAACCTTTTAGAAATCCCCAGAACAGTCACCGGCTCCTACACATGTCAACTCTCTCAAGAACTCCCTCACCGTACTCCCTTCTGCTTTGATAGGGGCACCAGAATGAGCTGGGAGTGTTTGCAGTGAGCACGCACCCAGCTGAGAACTGAACAGGCATTCTTCTATTCTTCTTGGCACCCTGAACCAATTTGAGGAAATCACCTATCTCCACAAATACTGCACTCCCCACAAGACTGACGACACTGccgtctctccctccctttcctctggcGTTTCCTAAGTGGACCAGAGGTGGAATGGGTTGGAGAGGTGTTGATTGCAGAGGCCGGCACTGCTGCCTCTTTGTCAGCCTTGGGAGTTTACTGAGGTCTGGCCCTGCTTCCTGGATGCCCTCTCTAGGATGTGGGGTACTTGGAGCCGCTGTGTCCTCAGCTGTGGGTGATAGAAAAGAAGCATCACTCAACAGCCTGTTTTTCACTCTCGGGTGCATAGGGAGCCCTTTCACCATTCTCTAGTTTCCCAGGTTTGCTTTTTGAAATCTGTAATTATGGGAAAGAAGACCCAGGTCCTTTCTGAGGATAGTGTGCTTTGTTTATACACACAGTTATTACCTGTGGAGTCCTGTCAAACCACTCTGTTTAAACCATAGTTGCAAAATCGCCCGTCAATGACCCACTGATACGTTTCCTGAAAGAGTTGGACAAATGGGCAATAACTCAGGCTGGCCAGCGTGCCTAGTTCCTGGACGATCTGACCTGGGAGGGAGCCAGTGCACTGAGATCATCCTTTATTCTCTGCAGGGTGGACTTGGGACTGTCCAAAATAGTCTAACAAAGAGTCTCTAAAAACCTCAATTTATCCTTCCAGTAAAGATGCCTACAGAACTCATTCGTCCTTTTATTCACTATTCAACACCCGTTTAATGATCCCCCCAGAATGTGGCAGGAACTGTTCTGGGCGCTGGGAATCTGAGATAGACAAGATCAGTGCTCTCATGCGGGTAACATTCCACTGGAGAGGTATTATTAAGCTAATCAGTatttaatgaaattgaattaaaatatattgtcCAGTTACTTGTTTATATGCTAATAACGGCTGCCAAGTTCAGGTGTCAACTCTATAACCTACGGCTAAGAATCCAAACGCCCAGGCTTCACAGGCTGGATTTGAATTTCGGCTTTGCCACTGACTGTGGTAGGTAAGGGTAGTAACATGCAAAAATGATTATGATAAGCTGTGGAGTGAAAAAGCAGAACATAAAACGATAGTGTTATATCACCCTGTTTTTGtttatgggtttatatgtctaCATGCACTGAGACAATAGATTGGAAACATGACGTTTCTACAGAGGTTCTTCCTGCACAccggtcccccacccccaccaccgcGCCCGCCCCGTCTAGGCTGATGAAATtcgtattgcttttattttcatttttatacttattttaaatttttcgaTTTTCTTCAGTGGACATGTTTGTCCAATAAGATTCATTAAGTCTGCCTGTGTCTAGGCATTTTCCTAGGTACTGAGTATgatgatgaagaaaaccaacagcCCAGTTCCTGTCCCGATCGGGATTCCAAGGATGAGAtaaggaaaaacagcaaatgtcCATTTATAATATAGTTGACTTGTATATGCCTCtctctctttacacacacacctccccacaACAACACTAAA contains:
- the LOC125965094 gene encoding serum amyloid A-2 protein-like isoform X1, producing MSTMKLFTGLILCSLVLGVHSRWFSFLGEAYDGAKDMWRAYSDMREARYKDADKYFHARGNYDAARRGPGGAWAAEVISDARENIQRVTDLFKHGDSGHGREDSEADQFANRWGRSGKDPNYFRPPGLPDKY
- the LOC125965094 gene encoding serum amyloid A-2 protein-like isoform X2: MKLFTGLILCSLVLGVHSRWFSFLGEAYDGAKDMWRAYSDMREARYKDADKYFHARGNYDAARRGPGGAWAAEVISDARENIQRVTDLFKHGDSGHGREDSEADQFANRWGRSGKDPNYFRPPGLPDKY
- the LOC125965094 gene encoding serum amyloid A-2 protein-like isoform X3; translation: MKLRAKDMWRAYSDMREARYKDADKYFHARGNYDAARRGPGGAWAAEVISDARENIQRVTDLFKHGDSGHGREDSEADQFANRWGRSGKDPNYFRPPGLPDKY